From the Flavobacterium gyeonganense genome, the window AATAATTTCAGAACAGGTGACAACAGCCCCGATTGTTACGCCCAAAACCCCGTGCATGCTGATGCTCTGACCAGTGAGATACAAATTTTCTAATTTTGTTTTTGACGGAATCAACGTTTTCATCGGATTTTCGGAATCTTTAACATAACCGTACATATTGCCTTTATCACCGCCAATATAATCACGGTACGAGAGCGGACTTGAGGTATGAACAGACTGAATACAATCTCTGATTCCGGGAAATTTTATTTCGATTTCATCCAAAAATTTAGCTGCTTTTCTGGCTTTAAATTCTTCATAACTTTCACCACGTTTATTTTTTTCGACAGTTGTATTAAAAGTATTTGCCCAGGGAAGTACATCATCAAATTTCATATACGTGATAAATGTCATTCCATCAGCCCAGATTTCGTCTTGTCTGGAAGCATTCATAGAAGCCATATACATTTTTGGCCATGAATTTTCATCGTATTCGTGCGCTGTCCAGACTTCACCGCTATTTTTAAAATGGTAATAATTATGGTTGATGTATTTGAACGTCTCGGGCTTAAAAACCAAATACAGACTAAAAGCTGAAAGAACGCCTTCAAGGTTTTGAATCCGATTGAAAAATGGCTTTCTGAAGTTCTCTTCTCCTGCCATTTTCAAAGTTGTTTTGGGTTCAATATTCGAAATAAAAAGCTCTCCGGAAACCTGTGTCCCATCTTTCATTTTAACCGAATTTACTTTGTGATTCTCGACTTCAAAATGGGTAACTTCTTTGTATTTATAAAATTCGCCGCCGTATTTTTTAAGCTGTTTTAAAAGTTGTTTGGTAATCTGGCTTCCACCGTTGATACAGCGCCATGAACTTTCTATATACGAATTTACAATCAGGGCATGAACATAAAACGGAGACTTATCCGGAATACC encodes:
- a CDS encoding phytoene desaturase family protein — translated: MKEQYDVVIVGSGLGGLVSAIILAKEGYSVCVLEKNNQYGGNLQTFVRDKTIFDTGIHYIGGLGERQNLYQYFKYLGIIDKLNLKQLDENAFDIISFEGDTNEYPHAQGYENFVRQLEKYFPGEKENIEKYCESLQEVCDSFPLYNLEWEGKYEDEILRLNAKETIDSFTQNEKLKAVLAGSNFLYAGIPDKSPFYVHALIVNSYIESSWRCINGGSQITKQLLKQLKKYGGEFYKYKEVTHFEVENHKVNSVKMKDGTQVSGELFISNIEPKTTLKMAGEENFRKPFFNRIQNLEGVLSAFSLYLVFKPETFKYINHNYYHFKNSGEVWTAHEYDENSWPKMYMASMNASRQDEIWADGMTFITYMKFDDVLPWANTFNTTVEKNKRGESYEEFKARKAAKFLDEIEIKFPGIRDCIQSVHTSSPLSYRDYIGGDKGNMYGYVKDSENPMKTLIPSKTKLENLYLTGQSISMHGVLGVTIGAVVTCSEIIGKEYLITKINQA